The Natronosporangium hydrolyticum nucleotide sequence GGACCCTGTGCCTGCTGCAGAGGGACCCACTGTTGCAGCGACGTCTGCGACTGGTCGGCGGCAGCACCTACCCCGGCCCGGTAGCTGAGGCGACCGGTCCAGCGATCACCGTAAGACACCTGCTGGACGAGAGCCTGCGGCTCCGGCCGCCGGTCTACGGCATTGGGCGAGTCTCGACCCGGGAAGTCGCGCTCGGCGGCGTCCTTTTTCCTCCCGGCGTGGAGTTCCTGGTCTGCCCGTGGGTGGTGCACCGGAACTCACTGTACTTCCCCCATGGTGACGAGTTTCGCCCCGACCGATGGTCGGAGATCGACCGTGAGGACCTGCCGGAGTTCAGCTTCCTCCCCTTCGGTGGTGGGCCCCGGGGCTGCATCGGGGAGCGGCTGGCGCGACTGGAGGCGGAGACGATTCTGCAAGTGCTGTTGGCAGCGGCCACGCTCGAGGTCGCAGGGCCCGAGCCGGCGCCGCGGGCGCAGCTGACCGTCCGTCCGGAGCGTCCGGTCTCCGCGACGCTGCGACCGCGGTCGGAAGAACGCCACTGTGTCAGGGATGGACGCCCGACCCATGCTTGAGGTCGAGCGGCTCAGCAAGAACTACGGCGAGATCGCAGCAAACATCGACCTTACCTTCACGGTCAAGCCGGGTGAGGTAGTCGCGTTGCTCGGTAGTAACGGCGCGGGCAAGACCACGCTCGTGCATCAGGTGGTAGGACTCACCAGGCCCACCTCGGGATCGATCAGACTGGACGGATCGGATCTGATCGCCTCACCCCGGCGAGCACGGTGGTTGTGTTCGCTGCAGCCGCAGAGTCAGGTGCCGTTGACCGGCCTCACGCCTCGACGCTCGGTGGAAATCGTCGGCGAATTGCGGGGACTCTCCACCGCCGCCGCCCGAGAACGCGCTGAGCGCATTGGGAAGGCCCTCGCGCTAGAGGGAT carries:
- a CDS encoding cytochrome P450 codes for the protein MDIDFLALQQALDSTIQEAEPRYWFVDEAGPARMEPDRAWGILDAAAAAIIDARGLRGIVGPTAGYDVLHRTANRLYAELPPEEAFIRLKQAIWTLLVAGHETTALSVFWTLCLLQRDPLLQRRLRLVGGSTYPGPVAEATGPAITVRHLLDESLRLRPPVYGIGRVSTREVALGGVLFPPGVEFLVCPWVVHRNSLYFPHGDEFRPDRWSEIDREDLPEFSFLPFGGGPRGCIGERLARLEAETILQVLLAAATLEVAGPEPAPRAQLTVRPERPVSATLRPRSEERHCVRDGRPTHA